In Quercus robur chromosome 11, dhQueRobu3.1, whole genome shotgun sequence, the following proteins share a genomic window:
- the LOC126706635 gene encoding transcription termination factor MTEF1, chloroplastic, which translates to MLHTLSLPTPSCSSIPTKTSKPNKTPSSPLYIKFHTSHRDNLRYLKALGIIHNKKPPSINTDTNTIDHVLATVEFFKSKGFTEPDFPRLAYLCPQLFTTNCDPTDFAPVFDFLATKLPATTEESRSLILHCPRLLFSDVEFCLQPTLDYLRQLGMENLSSPSSLNAHLLNTRANKLREKIGFLRSIGFSQEEAERACVRLPAMFGYSIDNNLWPKFKYLVDKMERSVEELKKFPQYFGFSLEKRIVPRHLHLKERNVQIPLNRMLLWSDQKFYAKWK; encoded by the coding sequence atgcttcacactctctcactcccAACCCCTTCTTGCTCCTCCATTCCTACCAAAacctcaaaacccaacaaaacccCTTCATCTCCTCTATACATCAAGTTTCATACATCCCACCGTGACAACCTCCGCTACCTTAAAGCCCTTGGCATCATTCACAACAAGAAGCCCCCCTCAATCAACACAGACACTAACACCATCGACCATGTCCTTGCCACAGTTGAGTTCTTCAAATCCAAGGGCTTCACAGAGCCTGACTTCCCTAGACTCGCTTACCTTTGCCCACAACTCTTCACTACAAACTGTGACCCCACTGACTTCGCTCCAGTTTTTGATTTCTTGGCCACCAAGTTACCTGCCACCACCGAAGAATCACGCAGCTTAATCCTCCACTGCCCTCGCCTTCTCTTTTCAGATGTCGAGTTCTGTCTCCAGCCCACTCTGGATTATCTAAGGCAGCTGGGGATGGAGAATTTGAGCTCGCCAAGTAGTCTTAACGCGCATCTTTTGAACACGCGAGCTAATAAGCTGAGAGAGAAGATTGGGTTCTTGAGGAGCATTGGGTTTTCTCAGGAGGAGGCTGAAAGGGCTTGTGTTAGATTGCCTGCGATGTTTGGTTATAGTATTGATAATAACTTGTGGCCAAAGTTTAAGTATTTGGTGGATAAGATGGAAAGGAGTGTGGAGGAATTGAAGAAGTTTCCGCAGTATTTTGGGTTTAGTTTGGAGAAGCGGATAGTGCCGAGGCATCTGCATTTGAAGGAGAGGAATGTTCAGATTCCATTGAATAGAATGTTGTTATGGAGTGACCAAAAGTTTTATGCCAAGTGGAAATGA